The Coleofasciculaceae cyanobacterium genomic sequence GGCTGACTGTATTTGAGTCGGGGCGTGTCCTCCTAAAGTCGGTGAACCCATAATAAACCCCGCAGATTTATCAATGGCAGTTTTGATTTCTTCAGGTTTAGCTGATTCTGCATTAATCGACTCGACAGCTACTCCAGCTTTAGTAATTCCTCTGGCGATCGCATTTGCAATAGTCGCGGTGTTACCATAGGCCGAAGCATAGATTAGCGCTACGCTAGATTCACGCTCATTTTGCTGTTTCGCCCAGATACGGTAATCGGCAGTTAATTCAATCAAGCTATACCGCACCAAAGAACCATGTCCTGTAGCGTACACGCGAGCTGGCTTATCAGCAAGTTTATCCAAGCTAGTAATAACTTGACGGGCGTGGGGGGCCATCAAACAGTCAAAATAATAACGACGATCTTCAAGATCGATTGTCCACCCTTCATCAAAAACGCGATCGCCACATACATGACAGCCAAATATTTTGTCGGTATATAAAACTTCTGTCTTGGTATCGTAAGTGCAGAGATGATCGGGATAGCGAGGATTAGGTGTAGGTATAAACTCTAAAACATGATCCTGACCGAGATTGAGCGTGTCTTCTCCTTTAATAATCTGAATATTTAATTGTTTATCTTCGAGAATTTTACGCAGAGATATAGCAGCAGGATTTGAACAAACAATAGTGATTTGAGGCGCTATTTCTAATAAAGCTTTGAGGGTAGTAGCGCGATTAGGATTAATATGACCTAAAATAACGTAATCAATTTTTTGGGGTTCAATTCTTGAGCGTAAGGCATCAAGAAAAATAGTCGTAAAAGATTCTCCTGGTGGGTCAAGTAAAGCAGTTTTGTCCCCTTCAATTAGATAAGAATTAGCGGTAGTTCCTTTTTGCAGAGCGTATTCAATCTCAAACTTGAGCCGATCCCAGGTACGCGATCGCAATACGCGAGTATTAGCAGCTACGGGAAATACCTGAACATCCTGGACTTTATTAGCAGGGGACATAAGTTTTTGTATCTTGTCTTGACTATGCTTAACTTTAAGTTTATCAAGTTAAATAGATTTATTTTTAGTGTTGACGAATTTAGGTATAACAGTCGCTCAAAAGCTCATAGTTCATAGCTAAAATAATTACTTCAAGACTTTAAGATCAACAACGCCTTACAATAATACATTTAGTTTTTGGGCGTATAATCAGACCTTCTCTTTCAAATTGATTTAAAGTTTTAGTTACCGTAATTCTAGTTGTCCCAACCACATCAGCTAGCTCTTGATGAGTTAT encodes the following:
- a CDS encoding diflavin flavoprotein, with amino-acid sequence MSPANKVQDVQVFPVAANTRVLRSRTWDRLKFEIEYALQKGTTANSYLIEGDKTALLDPPGESFTTIFLDALRSRIEPQKIDYVILGHINPNRATTLKALLEIAPQITIVCSNPAAISLRKILEDKQLNIQIIKGEDTLNLGQDHVLEFIPTPNPRYPDHLCTYDTKTEVLYTDKIFGCHVCGDRVFDEGWTIDLEDRRYYFDCLMAPHARQVITSLDKLADKPARVYATGHGSLVRYSLIELTADYRIWAKQQNERESSVALIYASAYGNTATIANAIARGITKAGVAVESINAESAKPEEIKTAIDKSAGFIMGSPTLGGHAPTQIQSALGIVLANAAKTQLAGAFGSFGWSGEAVDLLENKFRNAGYKFGFEPIRVKFTPTDAVLKTCEEAGTDFAQALKKAQRDRTKVRQAQGIDSDVDRTAKAVGRLVGSMCIVTTKKDEVSGAMLASWVSQATFNPPGLTVAVAKERAIESLLFKGNNFVLNVLPEGKHIPLMKHFLKPFAPGEDRFKGVATEEASNGSPILSDALAYVECQVANRMECGDHWLVYAVAEQGKVLNSESVTAIHHRKSGTHY